A single region of the Rhodococcus sp. W8901 genome encodes:
- the mutM gene encoding bifunctional DNA-formamidopyrimidine glycosylase/DNA-(apurinic or apyrimidinic site) lyase has protein sequence MPELPEVEVVRRGLEAHVVGHTVDRVDVLHPRAVRRHLPGSIDMARRIEGETIAAAERRGKYLWLILEPSNVALVVHLGMSGQMLVQEPSAADEKHLRIRARLASGTDLRFVDQRTFGGWALADLVTVDGTELPDSVAHIARDPLDPRFDPDRVVKVLRGKHTEIKRALLDQTVVSGVGNIYADEALWRAEIHGNRPTDKISGPRLRSLLEAVESVMTEALAQGGTSFDALYVNVNGQSGYFDRSLAAYGQENLPCRRCGAPIRREKFMNRSSYSCPKCQPRPRLVRG, from the coding sequence GTGCCCGAACTTCCCGAGGTCGAGGTCGTCCGACGTGGCCTCGAGGCTCACGTCGTCGGCCACACCGTCGACAGGGTCGACGTGCTGCATCCCCGTGCGGTCCGTCGGCACCTGCCCGGTTCGATCGACATGGCCCGTCGGATCGAGGGCGAGACCATCGCCGCCGCTGAGCGTCGCGGCAAGTATCTCTGGCTGATCCTCGAGCCGAGCAACGTCGCGCTGGTCGTCCACCTCGGGATGAGCGGCCAGATGCTCGTGCAGGAACCCTCGGCCGCCGACGAGAAGCACCTGCGGATCCGGGCCCGGCTCGCGTCGGGAACCGACCTGCGCTTCGTCGATCAGCGCACATTCGGTGGGTGGGCGCTCGCCGATCTCGTCACGGTCGACGGCACGGAACTACCGGATTCGGTGGCGCACATCGCCCGCGACCCACTGGATCCGCGATTCGACCCCGACCGGGTCGTGAAGGTGTTGCGGGGCAAGCACACCGAGATCAAGCGGGCCCTGCTCGACCAGACGGTCGTGTCGGGAGTGGGGAACATCTACGCCGACGAGGCCCTGTGGCGCGCCGAAATTCACGGCAATCGCCCGACGGACAAGATCAGTGGACCGCGACTGCGCAGCCTCCTCGAGGCGGTCGAATCCGTCATGACCGAGGCGCTCGCACAGGGCGGCACGTCGTTCGACGCGTTGTACGTCAACGTGAACGGGCAGTCCGGCTACTTCGACCGCTCGCTCGCCGCATACGGGCAGGAGAATCTGCCGTGCCGGCGATGCGGTGCGCCCATCCGGCGCGAGAAGTTCATGAACCGCTCGTCGTACAGCTGTCCCAAGTGCCAGCCGCGGCCCCGCCTCGTTCGCGGATGA
- the kdpF gene encoding K(+)-transporting ATPase subunit F — MTVAGTVTVAVVVIAAALVIYLLIALLNPERF, encoded by the coding sequence GTGACCGTCGCGGGGACGGTCACCGTAGCCGTCGTCGTGATCGCCGCTGCCCTGGTGATCTACCTGCTCATCGCGCTCCTGAACCCCGAGCGGTTCTAG
- a CDS encoding potassium-transporting ATPase subunit C yields MRFAIGFLKQVWAGLLVLLALTAIVGVLYPAAVWGVGRISSGSSEGSPVSDASGCVVGSRWIGVDPQVAAGEPDPFFHNRVVGSVANDDPFAPGDPAAALPSNQGPSSEVLARFVEERRAAVAEREGVTPQDVPVDAVTGSGSGIDPHISPQYAALQVRRVAAANGLSEDRVRDLVAQYTEGRQLGFLGVERVNVLELNLALGLTAPGCGAASSGE; encoded by the coding sequence ATGAGATTCGCAATCGGATTTCTCAAGCAGGTGTGGGCGGGACTGCTGGTCCTGCTGGCGTTGACCGCGATCGTCGGTGTGCTGTATCCGGCCGCGGTGTGGGGCGTCGGACGAATCAGTTCAGGATCGTCGGAGGGCTCGCCGGTGTCCGACGCGTCAGGCTGCGTCGTGGGCAGTCGCTGGATCGGGGTCGACCCGCAGGTGGCGGCCGGTGAGCCGGATCCGTTCTTCCACAACCGGGTCGTCGGCTCGGTCGCGAACGACGATCCCTTCGCGCCCGGTGACCCGGCCGCGGCCCTGCCGAGCAATCAGGGGCCGAGCAGCGAGGTGCTCGCGCGCTTCGTCGAGGAGCGGCGCGCCGCGGTCGCCGAGCGCGAGGGCGTGACACCGCAGGACGTGCCGGTCGACGCCGTGACGGGATCCGGGTCCGGTATCGACCCGCACATCTCGCCCCAGTATGCGGCGCTGCAGGTTCGACGGGTCGCCGCGGCCAACGGTCTGAGCGAGGACCGCGTCCGTGACCTCGTCGCCCAGTACACTGAGGGCCGCCAGCTGGGGTTCCTCGGCGTGGAACGGGTGAACGTGCTCGAACTCAACCTCGCGCTCGGTCTCACCGCGCCTGGATGCGGTGCGGCGTCCTCGGGTGAATGA
- a CDS encoding pyridoxamine 5'-phosphate oxidase family protein: MGRIRRLPERSRPDRADLDAVLDAAAVGTLATVVDGLPWAVPMLYARVGDRILLHGSTGAGALRHVAAGAPAALSITLLDAIVVADNLFNSSANYRSAVVRGNLERVPDDVAETALVALSDALIPGRSGEVRESTRKELAATLTIALPIDPGQWTVKARSGPPGPGDGNPDVWAGLVPMRTIAAEPVRATWVRDDVPVPASVRALTARHEGA; encoded by the coding sequence CTGGGGCGAATCCGCCGACTTCCCGAACGCTCCCGCCCCGACCGCGCCGACCTGGACGCCGTGCTGGACGCGGCGGCCGTCGGCACCCTCGCGACGGTCGTCGACGGCCTCCCGTGGGCCGTGCCGATGCTGTACGCGCGCGTCGGTGACCGGATCCTGCTGCACGGATCGACCGGTGCCGGTGCACTCAGGCATGTCGCGGCCGGCGCACCCGCCGCCCTGAGCATCACGCTGCTCGACGCGATCGTGGTGGCCGACAACCTTTTCAACTCCTCGGCGAACTACAGGTCGGCGGTGGTGCGGGGAAACCTCGAGCGGGTTCCCGACGACGTGGCCGAGACCGCCCTCGTCGCGCTGTCCGACGCCCTCATACCCGGGCGCAGCGGCGAGGTCCGGGAATCCACCCGCAAGGAGCTTGCGGCGACCCTGACGATTGCGTTGCCGATCGATCCGGGGCAGTGGACGGTCAAGGCCCGTTCCGGCCCGCCCGGCCCGGGCGATGGGAATCCTGACGTCTGGGCGGGACTGGTTCCGATGCGAACGATTGCGGCAGAGCCGGTCCGGGCGACCTGGGTCCGTGACGACGTGCCGGTCCCGGCGTCGGTGCGCGCGCTCACAGCGAGGCACGAGGGCGCGTAA
- the pdxR gene encoding MocR-like pyridoxine biosynthesis transcription factor PdxR, whose translation MARTSRDVHLHLELAPAGEPLRRRVAAAIVEAVRTGALGPGDVLPASRSLAADLGISRTVVVDAYDELAAAGYVVTRAGSDTRIAPGADAAARAGVGSHVAPTVLPDENAPNDHRDNTIDLSPGYPDTGLISDRDWRSAWRGVTSAPVPHRVPGPDEHLLLREALAVHLRRTRGIAVRPDELVIVPGVLSALRALAAARGLSGRHLAFEEPGYSRARHTLESAGALVRPVPVDHDGLDPALIRQTDAAVYCTPAHQYPIGARMPAARRARLVSDALTADRLLIEDDYDGEFRYGVSTLPALRSIDGGHDCVAYVGTASKILSPALRLAWLVPPRPMLTAVRQALQISGESASTITSAALARFIESGSLSRHLARAARTYSARRRSFVDSLRRHLPDVEPSGVEAGLHVALRLPDGVDDAAIAAELERRGVTVRGLGAYRIRDDGPRGLLCGYARLPESRADAAARVIADVIRESTGAAAGTWDSCTTNGS comes from the coding sequence ATGGCCCGCACCTCGCGCGATGTACACCTGCATCTCGAACTCGCGCCGGCCGGCGAACCTCTGCGCCGGCGCGTCGCCGCCGCGATCGTGGAGGCCGTGCGCACGGGCGCCCTCGGCCCGGGAGACGTCCTCCCCGCCTCACGGTCCCTGGCCGCCGATCTCGGGATCTCACGGACGGTGGTCGTCGACGCCTACGACGAGTTGGCGGCCGCGGGCTACGTGGTCACCCGGGCCGGGTCCGATACCCGGATCGCTCCCGGCGCCGACGCCGCGGCCCGTGCCGGCGTCGGTTCGCACGTCGCGCCGACCGTCCTTCCCGACGAGAATGCGCCGAACGACCACCGGGACAACACGATCGATCTCTCCCCCGGATACCCCGACACCGGCCTCATCTCGGACCGGGACTGGCGCAGCGCGTGGCGCGGCGTGACCTCCGCACCCGTCCCCCACCGCGTTCCGGGGCCGGACGAACACCTGCTTCTGCGCGAGGCGCTCGCGGTGCACCTGCGTCGGACCCGCGGGATCGCCGTTCGTCCGGACGAACTCGTGATCGTGCCGGGAGTGCTGTCGGCACTTCGCGCCCTCGCCGCGGCCCGCGGACTGTCCGGCCGTCATCTCGCATTCGAGGAACCCGGATACTCGAGGGCGCGACACACCCTCGAATCCGCGGGCGCGCTCGTCCGCCCGGTCCCGGTCGACCACGACGGCCTGGACCCGGCGCTGATCCGGCAGACCGACGCTGCGGTGTACTGCACACCGGCACACCAGTATCCGATCGGTGCACGGATGCCGGCCGCACGCCGCGCACGACTCGTCTCCGATGCACTCACCGCGGATCGCCTCCTGATCGAGGACGACTACGACGGCGAATTCCGATACGGCGTTTCGACACTGCCGGCGCTGCGGTCGATCGACGGGGGCCACGACTGCGTGGCGTACGTCGGTACCGCATCGAAGATCCTGTCCCCCGCCCTACGGCTCGCGTGGCTCGTCCCGCCGAGACCGATGCTGACCGCGGTCCGCCAGGCGCTGCAGATCAGCGGGGAATCCGCCTCCACGATCACCTCCGCCGCTCTCGCACGGTTCATCGAATCCGGCTCGCTCAGCAGGCATCTGGCCCGTGCCGCGCGAACCTACTCGGCCCGCAGACGGTCGTTCGTCGACAGCCTGCGCAGACACCTGCCCGACGTCGAGCCGAGCGGCGTCGAGGCAGGATTGCACGTGGCGCTGCGCCTGCCCGACGGGGTCGACGATGCCGCGATCGCGGCGGAACTGGAACGACGGGGAGTGACGGTTCGGGGGCTGGGGGCGTATCGGATACGCGACGACGGCCCGCGCGGACTGTTGTGCGGCTACGCGCGGTTGCCCGAATCGCGGGCCGATGCCGCGGCGAGGGTGATCGCCGATGTCATCCGCGAATCGACCGGGGCCGCGGCCGGCACTTGGGACAGCTGCACGACGAACGGTTCGTGA
- the kdpB gene encoding potassium-transporting ATPase subunit KdpB, which produces MNVKPIDVVPDVTLEDAAHGRSPVKAGIFSPRQLITSLPGAVRKLDPRHQARNPVMFVVLVGSVVTTVMAIAQPTLFSWLITAWLWFTVLFANLAESVAEGRGKAQAASLRKVKQDTVARRLTLSGAIEEVSATQLAIGDTVVVEAGQSIPGDGDVVEGIATVDESAITGESAPVVRESGGDRCAVTGGTTVLSDRIVVRITCAPGQSFVDRMIALVEGASRKKTPNEIALNILLASLTIIFLLAVVAIGPMGQYAGQEQDPIKLIALLVCLIPTTIGALLSAIGIAGMDRLVQRNVLAMSGRAVEAAGDIDTLLMDKTGTITFGNRRATALYPAPGRSDIELASAARLSSLADGTPEGRSIVDLCADRFGLAADSSEDERGGEFVPFTAQTRMSGLDLATPVGSQQIRKGAGDAVLAWVAGYGAVVDPAVTDSVEKVALGGGTPLVVAVAEQGTATVLGVIALTDVVKPGIAERFAELRAMGIRTVMVTGDNPLTARAIAEEAGVDDFMAEATPEDKLERIRAEQEGGRLVAMTGDGTNDAPALAQADVGVAMNTGTSAAKEAGNMVDLDSDPTKLIEVVEIGKQLLITRGALTTFSLANDLAKYFAILPALFSSIYPQLAVLNIMHLASPQSAILSAVIFNALVIVGLIPLALRGVRYRPAAASKLLGRNLLIYGLGGVITPFVGIWLIDLLVRLVPGIG; this is translated from the coding sequence ATGAACGTGAAACCGATCGACGTCGTACCCGACGTGACCCTCGAAGACGCTGCTCACGGACGCTCGCCCGTCAAGGCGGGAATCTTCAGCCCGCGCCAGTTGATCACGTCGCTCCCGGGTGCGGTGCGCAAGCTCGATCCGCGCCATCAGGCACGGAACCCCGTGATGTTCGTCGTCCTGGTCGGGTCCGTCGTGACCACGGTGATGGCGATCGCGCAGCCCACGCTGTTCTCGTGGCTGATCACCGCCTGGCTGTGGTTCACCGTGCTGTTCGCCAACCTCGCCGAGTCGGTGGCCGAGGGCCGCGGCAAGGCCCAGGCGGCGAGCCTACGAAAGGTGAAGCAGGACACGGTTGCTCGACGGCTGACCCTGTCCGGGGCGATCGAGGAGGTATCCGCCACCCAGCTCGCGATCGGCGACACCGTCGTCGTCGAGGCCGGACAGTCGATCCCCGGCGACGGGGACGTCGTCGAGGGCATCGCGACCGTCGACGAGTCCGCCATCACCGGCGAATCCGCTCCCGTCGTGCGGGAATCGGGAGGTGACCGGTGTGCGGTGACCGGTGGCACGACGGTCCTCTCGGACCGGATCGTCGTACGGATCACGTGTGCGCCCGGCCAGTCGTTCGTCGACCGGATGATCGCACTGGTCGAGGGGGCGTCCCGGAAGAAGACGCCCAACGAGATCGCGCTCAACATCCTGCTCGCGTCGCTCACGATCATCTTCCTGCTCGCGGTGGTCGCGATCGGCCCGATGGGGCAGTACGCCGGTCAGGAGCAGGATCCGATCAAGCTGATCGCCCTGCTGGTGTGCCTGATCCCCACCACGATCGGTGCGCTGCTGTCCGCGATCGGTATCGCGGGCATGGATCGCCTCGTGCAGCGCAACGTCCTGGCGATGTCAGGTCGGGCGGTGGAGGCAGCCGGCGACATCGACACGCTGCTGATGGACAAGACCGGCACCATCACCTTCGGCAACCGTCGCGCGACGGCGCTGTACCCGGCACCGGGCCGTTCGGACATCGAACTGGCCTCGGCCGCAAGGCTGTCGAGTCTCGCCGACGGAACTCCCGAGGGGCGCAGCATCGTCGACCTGTGTGCCGACCGGTTCGGGCTCGCGGCCGACTCGTCGGAGGACGAGCGTGGGGGCGAGTTCGTGCCCTTCACCGCGCAGACCCGGATGAGCGGACTGGATCTCGCGACCCCGGTCGGTTCGCAGCAGATCCGCAAGGGCGCCGGCGACGCGGTGCTGGCCTGGGTGGCCGGCTACGGCGCCGTGGTCGATCCCGCTGTCACCGATTCCGTGGAGAAGGTGGCCCTCGGGGGCGGCACGCCGCTCGTCGTCGCCGTGGCCGAGCAGGGAACCGCGACGGTTCTCGGCGTGATCGCGTTGACCGATGTGGTCAAGCCGGGCATCGCGGAGCGGTTCGCGGAACTGCGGGCCATGGGTATTCGCACGGTCATGGTGACCGGTGACAACCCGCTCACCGCTCGGGCGATCGCGGAGGAGGCCGGGGTCGACGACTTCATGGCCGAGGCCACGCCGGAGGACAAGCTCGAACGGATTCGCGCGGAACAGGAGGGCGGGCGCCTGGTCGCGATGACCGGCGACGGCACCAACGACGCCCCGGCGCTGGCGCAGGCCGACGTCGGTGTCGCGATGAACACCGGGACGTCGGCGGCCAAGGAGGCCGGCAACATGGTGGATCTGGACTCGGATCCCACCAAGCTGATCGAGGTCGTCGAGATCGGCAAGCAGTTGCTGATCACCCGCGGCGCCCTGACGACCTTCTCCCTCGCCAACGACCTCGCGAAGTACTTCGCGATCCTGCCGGCGCTGTTCAGCAGCATCTACCCACAGCTCGCGGTGCTCAACATCATGCACCTCGCGAGCCCGCAGTCCGCGATCCTGTCGGCAGTGATCTTCAATGCCCTCGTCATCGTCGGCCTGATCCCGCTGGCCCTCAGGGGAGTTCGCTACCGGCCGGCGGCGGCGTCGAAGCTGCTCGGACGAAACCTGTTGATATACGGTCTCGGCGGTGTCATTACCCCCTTCGTCGGCATCTGGCTGATCGACCTTCTCGTCCGTCTCGTTCCTGGAATCGGGTGA
- a CDS encoding sensor histidine kinase, translating into MSSSEKPGAPPLGEQRSRRRGELRIYLGAAPGVGKTYAMLGEAHRRRERGGDVVAAVVETHGRARTAEQLSGLEVIEPKYIEYRGTAMPELDVEAVLARRPAVVLVDELAHTNTPGSRNEKRWQDVYELLDAGIDVLSTLNVQHLESLNDVVQQITGVVQQETVPDEVVRAATQVELVDITPEALRRRLSHGNVYSAEKVDAALGNYFRRGNLTALRELALLWVADQVDAALAKYRAENKITDTWEARERVVVAVTGGPESETLVRRASRIANKASAELMVVHVVRGDGLEGVAAAEMGRVRKLAGSIGASLHSVVGDDVPTTLLEFAREVNATQLVIGTSRRSRWARILDEGIGASIVQQSGKIDVHMVTHDEAATRHRISILGRGERRLMSWLAAVVVPSLAAVLMAVIDRVAGVGGQNALFFVVVLAVALLGGVGPAILSALISGLLLNYFFTAPLYSFTIAQPDNFITTIVLLVVAVAVAVLVDAAAKRAREARRASQEAELLALFAGSVLRGADLPALLEKVRETYSQTGVSVIRRGEGVISSAGTSAPGTVDEAGTACEAGDGEYTLLLAGGELGARDRKVLGAVANQAVGLIRQRQLAEEASQANALAEADRLRRSLLSAVSHDLRTPLAAVKAAVSSLRSDDIEFSPEDTAELLATVEESTDQLTALVGNLLDSSRLAAGVVKPTLRRVYLEEVVHRALVGAGFGGPASARRVRDQVKVEVGDAVVMADAGLLERVLANLVDNALRYAPDEPVRIGAARVGDRMTITVADTGPGLARGTEDQVFDAFQRLGDRDNTIGVGLGLSVVKGFVEAMGGTVGVTDTPGGGLTMVVELAADSGDSVESADEGGGVR; encoded by the coding sequence GTGAGCAGTTCCGAGAAGCCCGGTGCGCCGCCCCTCGGTGAGCAGCGAAGTCGTCGCCGAGGCGAGCTGAGGATCTACCTCGGTGCGGCGCCGGGTGTCGGCAAGACCTACGCGATGCTCGGCGAGGCGCACCGACGCCGCGAGCGCGGCGGAGACGTGGTCGCGGCCGTGGTGGAAACCCACGGCCGCGCCCGTACCGCCGAGCAGCTCTCAGGTCTCGAGGTCATCGAACCCAAGTACATCGAGTATCGGGGCACCGCGATGCCGGAACTGGACGTCGAGGCCGTGCTGGCCCGGCGCCCGGCGGTGGTCCTGGTCGACGAGCTCGCGCACACCAACACCCCGGGCAGCCGCAACGAGAAGCGCTGGCAGGACGTCTACGAGTTGCTCGACGCCGGCATCGATGTGCTCTCGACACTCAACGTCCAGCACCTCGAGAGCCTCAACGACGTCGTCCAGCAGATCACCGGCGTGGTGCAGCAGGAGACCGTCCCCGACGAGGTGGTGCGTGCCGCCACCCAGGTCGAGCTCGTGGACATCACGCCGGAAGCGTTGCGACGCAGGCTCTCTCACGGAAACGTCTACTCCGCGGAGAAGGTGGATGCGGCGCTGGGGAACTACTTCCGGCGCGGAAACCTCACGGCCCTGCGTGAACTCGCGCTGCTGTGGGTGGCCGACCAGGTGGATGCCGCGCTCGCGAAGTACCGTGCCGAGAACAAGATCACCGACACGTGGGAGGCCCGCGAGCGGGTGGTCGTGGCGGTCACCGGCGGCCCCGAATCGGAGACCCTGGTCCGGCGGGCGAGCCGCATCGCGAACAAGGCCAGCGCCGAGCTGATGGTCGTGCACGTCGTGCGCGGCGACGGCCTCGAGGGCGTCGCCGCAGCCGAGATGGGCAGGGTCCGCAAACTGGCGGGGAGCATCGGAGCGAGCCTGCACAGCGTCGTCGGCGACGACGTCCCCACGACGCTGCTCGAGTTCGCCCGCGAGGTCAACGCGACCCAGTTGGTGATCGGGACCTCCCGGCGCTCCCGGTGGGCCCGCATCCTCGACGAGGGCATCGGTGCGTCGATCGTCCAGCAGTCCGGGAAGATCGACGTCCACATGGTCACGCACGACGAGGCCGCGACCCGACACCGCATCTCGATCCTGGGTCGCGGTGAACGGAGGCTGATGTCGTGGCTGGCCGCCGTCGTCGTGCCGTCGCTCGCGGCCGTGCTCATGGCTGTGATCGACAGGGTGGCCGGTGTCGGCGGGCAGAACGCGCTGTTCTTCGTCGTCGTGCTGGCGGTGGCGCTGCTCGGCGGTGTGGGGCCGGCGATCCTGTCGGCCCTCATCTCGGGGCTGTTGCTCAACTACTTCTTCACCGCACCGCTCTACAGCTTCACGATCGCGCAGCCCGACAACTTCATCACCACGATCGTGCTCCTGGTGGTGGCGGTCGCCGTCGCGGTGCTGGTCGACGCCGCCGCCAAGCGCGCCCGGGAGGCGCGTCGGGCCTCGCAGGAGGCCGAGCTGCTGGCACTGTTCGCGGGGTCGGTGCTGCGCGGCGCGGATCTTCCGGCGCTTCTCGAGAAGGTGCGGGAAACCTATTCGCAGACCGGTGTCAGCGTCATCCGGCGCGGTGAGGGCGTCATCAGCTCGGCGGGCACGTCGGCGCCGGGCACCGTCGACGAGGCCGGAACGGCGTGCGAGGCGGGCGACGGCGAGTACACCCTGCTGCTCGCGGGCGGTGAACTCGGCGCCCGGGACCGCAAGGTGCTCGGTGCCGTGGCCAACCAGGCTGTCGGCCTGATCCGGCAGCGGCAGCTCGCGGAGGAGGCCAGCCAGGCGAACGCCCTCGCGGAGGCCGATCGGCTGCGCCGCTCGCTCCTGTCGGCAGTCAGCCACGACCTGCGCACCCCGCTCGCCGCAGTGAAGGCGGCGGTGTCGAGCCTGCGCAGCGACGACATCGAGTTCTCGCCCGAGGACACCGCCGAACTGTTGGCCACCGTCGAGGAGTCGACGGATCAGCTCACCGCGCTCGTCGGCAACCTGCTCGACTCGTCGCGGCTCGCGGCCGGCGTGGTGAAGCCGACGCTGCGGCGGGTGTACCTCGAAGAGGTGGTTCACCGGGCCCTCGTCGGCGCCGGGTTCGGCGGGCCAGCCTCGGCGCGACGTGTACGGGACCAGGTGAAGGTCGAGGTGGGGGACGCCGTGGTGATGGCCGACGCCGGCCTGCTCGAGCGAGTCCTGGCGAACCTCGTCGACAACGCGTTGCGCTATGCACCCGACGAACCCGTCCGGATCGGTGCGGCCCGAGTGGGGGACCGGATGACGATCACCGTCGCCGACACGGGGCCCGGCCTGGCACGCGGCACCGAGGATCAGGTGTTCGACGCCTTCCAGCGGTTGGGCGATCGGGACAACACGATAGGAGTGGGGCTCGGTTTGTCGGTGGTCAAGGGATTCGTGGAGGCGATGGGGGGCACGGTCGGTGTGACGGACACGCCGGGCGGCGGCCTGACCATGGTGGTCGAACTGGCGGCAGACTCGGGAGACTCGGTGGAGTCGGCCGATGAAGGGGGAGGCGTTCGATGA
- the kdpA gene encoding potassium-transporting ATPase subunit KdpA: MNPALAAGLQIALVVAVLAILYVPVGDYMAKVYTTDTDLRSGDLRIESLLYRLCRINPRAEQTWYGYAGSLLGFSAASVVFLYFLQRVQGVLPLNGGLEGVSPAVAFNTAASFVANTNWQSYVPETTMSHLTQSAGLAVQNFVSAAVGMAVAAALIRGFVRVSRGGEIGNFWVDLTRGCLRILLPIAFVIALILLSQGVIQSFHTGFASTGLDGNGVTNALAPVASQEAIKELGTNGGGILAANSAHPFENPTPLTNIVEILAILLIPVSLTRTFGTMVGDRRQGLTLLAVMSTLYFGLLAVTLAAESGARGVAATAAGSMMEGKEVRFGIPGSALFAVTTTGTSTGAVNSAHDSMSPLGGGAVLLNMLLGEIAPGGVGTGLYGILVLALIAVFVGGLLVGRTPEYLGKKLRQREITLAALSVLVMPALVLIGTGITVILGSTVGYLGNSGDPGTPGSIHGFSEVLYAFASASNNNGSAFGGLTVTSDWFQSALGVCMLLGRFLPILFVLALAGSLSAQRKTPAGAGTLPTSGPMFAGLLTGTVVLVAALTFFPALALGPISEALQ, translated from the coding sequence ATGAATCCCGCTCTCGCAGCGGGACTGCAGATAGCACTGGTCGTGGCCGTGCTTGCGATTCTGTATGTCCCCGTCGGTGACTACATGGCGAAGGTCTACACCACCGACACAGATCTCCGATCGGGCGATCTGCGCATCGAGTCCCTGCTGTACCGGCTCTGCCGGATCAACCCCCGTGCCGAACAGACCTGGTACGGCTACGCCGGAAGCCTGCTCGGGTTCTCGGCCGCGAGCGTCGTGTTCCTCTACTTCCTGCAGCGCGTGCAAGGAGTACTACCGCTGAACGGCGGGCTCGAAGGTGTGAGTCCGGCCGTGGCCTTCAACACGGCGGCATCCTTCGTCGCGAACACCAACTGGCAGTCGTACGTACCCGAGACGACGATGAGCCACCTCACCCAGTCCGCCGGCCTGGCGGTGCAGAACTTCGTCTCCGCGGCGGTCGGTATGGCGGTGGCCGCGGCCCTGATCCGTGGATTCGTCCGCGTCTCGCGCGGCGGTGAAATCGGCAACTTCTGGGTGGACCTCACCCGCGGCTGCCTGCGGATCCTGCTGCCCATTGCGTTCGTGATCGCGCTGATCCTGCTGAGCCAGGGCGTGATCCAGTCGTTCCATACCGGATTCGCGTCGACCGGGCTCGACGGAAACGGCGTCACCAACGCGCTGGCGCCCGTCGCGTCACAGGAAGCGATCAAGGAACTCGGCACCAACGGCGGCGGCATCCTGGCAGCCAACTCGGCGCACCCGTTCGAGAACCCGACCCCGCTCACCAACATCGTCGAGATCCTCGCGATCCTCCTCATCCCGGTGAGCCTGACGCGCACGTTCGGCACCATGGTCGGTGATCGCCGGCAGGGCCTGACGCTGCTCGCTGTCATGTCGACCCTGTACTTCGGACTGCTCGCGGTCACCCTGGCCGCCGAGTCCGGGGCGCGCGGTGTCGCGGCCACCGCGGCCGGTTCGATGATGGAGGGCAAGGAAGTGCGGTTCGGAATCCCCGGATCGGCGCTGTTCGCGGTCACCACGACCGGAACCAGCACCGGCGCGGTGAACTCCGCGCACGACAGTATGTCGCCGCTCGGCGGCGGCGCCGTGCTGCTCAACATGCTGCTCGGTGAGATCGCTCCCGGCGGTGTCGGTACGGGTCTTTACGGCATCCTCGTGCTCGCACTGATCGCGGTGTTCGTCGGTGGCCTGCTGGTCGGCCGGACGCCCGAGTACCTCGGCAAGAAGCTGAGACAGCGTGAGATCACCCTCGCGGCGTTGTCCGTGCTCGTGATGCCCGCCCTGGTGCTGATCGGCACCGGGATCACCGTGATCCTCGGATCCACCGTCGGATACCTCGGCAACAGCGGCGATCCGGGCACGCCGGGATCCATCCACGGATTCAGCGAGGTGCTCTACGCGTTCGCGTCGGCGTCGAACAACAACGGCAGTGCCTTCGGTGGCCTCACCGTGACCAGCGACTGGTTCCAGTCGGCCCTCGGTGTGTGTATGCTGCTCGGCCGCTTCCTGCCGATCCTCTTCGTCCTGGCGCTCGCGGGATCGTTGTCCGCACAGCGCAAGACACCTGCCGGCGCCGGCACCCTGCCCACGTCCGGCCCCATGTTCGCGGGCCTGCTCACCGGCACCGTCGTGCTGGTCGCGGCCCTCACCTTCTTCCCGGCCCTGGCACTCGGGCCCATCTCGGAGGCCCTGCAATGA